A DNA window from Mus pahari chromosome 13, PAHARI_EIJ_v1.1, whole genome shotgun sequence contains the following coding sequences:
- the LOC110330634 gene encoding sulfotransferase 1 family member D1 — protein MDNKLDVFRRELLDVQGVPIIWSIAEYWSQVESFEARPDDLLISTYPKSGTTWVSEILDLIYNNGDAEKCKRDAIYKRVPFMEFIIPGITNGVEMLNNMQSPRIVKTHLPVQLLPSSFWKNDCKMIYVARNAKDVVVSYYYFYQMARIHPEPGTWEEFLEKFMAGQVSFGSWYDHVKGWWEKRKEYRILYLFYEDMKENPKCEIQKILKFLEKDIPEEIVNKILYHSSFNVMKENPSANYTTMMKEEMDHSVSPFMRKGISGDWKNQFTVAQYEKFEEDYVKKMEDSTLKFRSEI, from the exons ATGGATAACAAACTGGATGTCTTCAGGAGGGAGTTATTGGATGTTCAAGGTGTCCCTATCATTTGGAGCATTGCTGAGTATTGGTCCCAAGTCGAGTCATTTGAAGCCCGACCTGATGACCTTTTGATCTCTACCTATCCCAAATCTG gaaCAACTTGGGTCAGTGAAATACTGGATTTGATCTACAACAATGGGGATGCAGAGAAATGCAAAAGGGATGCAATCTACAAACGAGTACCATTCATGGAGTTTATAATTCCTGGAATAACTAATG GTGTTGAAATGCTGAACAACATGCAGTCTCCTCGAATAGTGAAAACACATCTTCCTGTTCAGCTGCTTCCTTCCTCATTCTGGAAAAATGACTGCAAG ATGATCTATGTGGCACGGAATGCCAAAGATGTGGTTGTTTCTTACTATTATTTCTACCAAATGGCAAGAATACACCCAGAGCCTGGCACCTGGGAAGAGTTCCTCGAGAAATTCATGGCTGGGCAAG TGAGCTTTGGTTCCTGGTATGATCATGTGAAGGGATggtgggaaaaaaggaaagaatatcgGATCCTTTACTTGTTTTATGAAGACATGAAAGAA AATCCAAAGTGTgaaattcaaaaaatattaaagtttctAGAAAAAGACATACCAGAAGAAATTGTAAATAAAATCCTCTACCATAGCTCTTTCAACGTAATGAAGGAGAATCCTAGTGCAAATTACACTACTATGATGAAAGAAGAGATGGACCACTCTGTGTCTCCTTTCATGAGAAAGG GCATTTCAGGCGATTGGAAGAATCAGTTCACTGTAGCCCAGTATGAGAAATTTGAAGAAGATTATGTCAAGAAAATGGAAGATTCAACACTGAAGTTTAGATCAGAGATCTAA